From Sphingorhabdus sp. SMR4y:
CTCGCATGGCCCAGCAATTCCTGCAGGCTCCGCAAATCGGCGCCGCCGGCCAGCAGATGCGTCGCAAAGCTGTGGCGCAGGGCATGGGGCGTGGTGCTGTCGGCGATGCCGAGCCGGGTCCGCGCCTGCTGCACGACCCGGCGGATCATATTGGGCGACAGCGGACCGCCGCGCTGGCCACGGAACAGGGGCGATCCGCTGATATCATCATGTTTGCAGCGCGCGAAGTCGGCGGCAATCGGATAGGGGCAGAGATCGATATAATGTTCGATCGCCTCGCGCACTTGTGGCAGCAACGGCACGATCCGGGTTTTGCCGCGCTTGCCCGTAACCCGCAGCGTGTCGGACAGCGGCAGAATGTCGCCGGTCAGGTCCAGCGCTTCGCTGATCCGCAGGCCGGAGCCATAGAGCAGCAGCAATACTGCCCAGTCGCGCGCGCCGACCCAGTCGCTGCTGGCGCTGTCCTGCGCGTCGCCGGCCAGCGCCAAGATATCATCGGGCGACGCCGGGCGCGGCACGCCGCGCTTGACCTTGGGGCCCTTGATCTTGGGGATTTGCGCTTCGTCCCCGCCGACATGTTTCAGAAACGCGCGCAAGGCCGACAATTCCCGCGCCGCGCTGTTGTTGGTCAGGCCGTCAACTCTGCGGTGGGCGAGATAGGCGCGGATATCGGCCTGGGTTACCGTCTTGACCTCGTCTGCGCCAACACCGTTGCCGATATGGTCCATCAGAAATTCGGTGAAACGCTCCGCCGTGATCACATAGGCGCGCACCGTATGCGGCGACCGCCGCCGGTCATCGCGCAGATAGGCGGAAAAGGTGTTGATCAGGGCGCGGGTGGTATCGGTCATACGTTCCGTTCGTGCTGAGCTTGTCGAAATACGCTGGCTGTCACCCTTCGACAGGCTCAGGGTGAACGGACATGGTTTAGCAGACGGGGAATCAATCTCCAAACATCCTCTCCTAATGGGAGAGGGCAATGTGCTCCGCACTTGATGCGGAGCTCGGGAGCCTAAGATCTACACGACTGACAGAAGCGCCGCATCCCATGCGGAGCAGGCACTCTACAACCGATATTCCCCCGACACTATCCTGGCATGTTCCGCCTCGGTCAGTTCGGCATAGCCCTCTGCATCGGGCTTGCAGAACCAGACCGGATCATCGATCGCGCCGATATCAAAGCCCTCCTTGACCAGCTCCACCTTGCGATATTTGAACGTGCCGGTGGTCTGCGCCTCCGGCTCGATGCGGATGAACAGGGGCACGGCATAAGGCGGCAGTTCTGCGGCCAGAAAAGCGCGCAGGCCGGATATATCGAAATCATCCGCCACGGTCAGCGAAGCCATGCCGGCGCGGCCATCGGTGCCGGGGACTTCGACGCCGTAGACATTGGCGGTCCTGATCCCGGGATATTGCGACAGCACTTCGGAGACTTCGTTGGTCGCGACATTCTCGCCCTTCCAGCGGAACGTGTCGCCGATCCGGTCCTTGAAATAGATATAGCCGGAACGGTCGCGGCTCATCAGATCGCCGGAGCGGAACCAGGCATCGCCCTTTTCAAACACGTCGCGCAGGATTTTCTTCTCGGTCGCTTCCTTGTCCTGATAGCCGGAAAAGTCGGACGGGCTGTCCTTGAAAATCCGCCCGATCAGTTCGCCCGGCTCGTCCCAGTCCGCATTGATGCAGAAACCGTCCTCGCCGCGCACCGGCTGTTCCTCGGCGATGTCGAATTTCACGATCCTGGTATCGCCGAACTGCTTCTCCAGATATTTCGGAATCCGCCCGACCGCACCGATCTTGCCGTCGAAATTCATCAGGAAGATATTGCCCTCGGTCGAGCCATAGATTTCGAGCAGCTTGGGCACCTGGAAACGGTCGACAAATTGCTGCCAGATATCGGCGCGCAGGCCATTGCCGATGCCGACCCGGACTGTGTGCGCGCTCTGCTTGGGATGGTCCGGCTGGTTGAGCAGATAACGGCACAGCTCGCCGATATAGACGATCACCGTGGCGCCATTGTCGGCGGCGTCGTCCCAATATTGCGAGGCGGAAAATTTGCGCCGCAGGATTGCCGATGCGCCGCTCAACAAGGCGCCGCCCATGCCGATGAAGCCGCCGGTCACGTGATAGAGCGGCAGGGTGATGTAGATGCGGTCTTCGGGCGTCAGCGGGCAGGTCGAAATGGCGATGCGGAAGCTGCGCCGGGCGCGGGCATGGGAGATGCGCGCCGCCTTGGGCAGGCCGGTGGTGCCCGATGTATAGACATAGAGGAACAGGTCCTTGCCGGTCATATGGGCGCGGTGGCTCTTGTCGGGGCGATCAGCGGGCAGGGCGGTCAGGGCGCTGTTGAGGTTCTGGCCAATCTCGCCGTCCCAGTCCCACAGCGCCGGTGATCCGTCGAGCTGGCCGGCAATATGCGATACGCGCGGGGCCAGATCGGCGGTGGTGATCACCGCCTTTGTATCGACAATGTTCAGGCAGTGGGCGAGCCCGGCGCCTTCCAGATTGCTGTTGATCAGCGCCGTTATGACCCCGACCTTGGACAGGCCGAACCAGGTGGCGACAAAATCGGGGGCATTTTCCATGAACAGGGCGACCGTGTCACCTGCCTTATAGCCCTGCGCCAGCGCCCAGTGCGCGATTCGATTGGCGCGGGCTTCAAATTCGCCATAGGTCACCCTGCCGCCTTCGAAATAAAAGGCGATATTGTCCGGATAGAGATCGACCGTGGCCTCGATATCATCGGTGATCAGGATCGGCGCGTCGGCATCGATATCCTTGACCAGAGCCATCACATTTTTCAGCGACCGCGTGAATTGGATCTCGCGCTTGATCACGCTGAATATTCCCATGGCTTCTCTCTCCATATTTTTGTGGAGTGTGACAGCTAAGCCGATAATATTCAACGCCCATCAGCGATAGAAAAATGCGTGGGATCTCAGACGTCTGCGATGATCTTTGGCAAGAGCGCATCAAGCAGCGGCATGCCCTTGGGCGATATGGTCAGCCGCCCCCTTGTGCTGTCGAGCAGGCCGAGACCGGCGAGCTGGTCGATGGCTGCGTGATCGATCATTTGCGCCGCCGTCAGTCCGGTCTTGTCGGCAAGCGCAGCCATATCCACGCCTTCGGCCAGGCGCAGCCCCATCATCAGCGCTTCCATCGCCCGCGTTGCTGCTGACAAAGGCTGTTCGACCTTCAGGCCATTGCGATTGCGTTCGACTGCAGAAAGGAAATTTTCCGGCTTCTTGTGCCGCTCGGTCGCGCTGTCCAGACGCCGTCCGTGCGCGCCGGGGCCGATGCCGACATAGTCCTGATAGCGCCAGTAGGTCAGATTATGGCGGCTTTCCTGACCGGGCCTGGCGTGGTTGCTGATCTCGTAGGCGGGCAGGCCGGCTGCGGTCATCATGCTGCGATTGAGTTCGAACAGGTCGGCGCAATGATCATCATCGGCCGGGATCAGCTTGCCGGTGCGCACCAAAGTCTCGAACCGCGTGCCCGGCTCGATGGTTAGCTGATAAAGCGAAAGATGGCCGGTGCCGAAGCCGAGTGCACGGTCCAGTTCCGCCTGCCAGTCGTCCAGCGACTGGCCGGGACGGGCGTAGATCAGGTCAAAACTGACCCGGTCGAACGCCTGCTGCGCGGTATCCAGCGCGGCCAGACCTTCCTCGACATCATGCGCGCGGCCCAAAAATTCCAGGGTCTGGTCATCCAGCGATTGCAGGCCCAGCGACACCCGGTTCACGCCTGCCTCGGCGAGATCGTGAAAATTTGCAGCCTCCACCGAAGACGGATTGGCCTCCAGCGTGATCTCGATTTTGTCGGCAAAGCCCCAGTGGCGCTGCGCTTCCGCGATCAATGTTTCCACCAGCGCCGGCGGCATCAGCGACGGCGTGCCGCCGCCAAAGAAGATGCTCGACAGCTTGCGGCCCGGTGTCAGCGCCGCTTCATGTGCCATATCGGCCAGCAAGGCGCTCTGCCACGCCGCGACATCCACCTGATCGCGGACATGGCTGTTGAAATCGCAATAGGGGCATTTGGAAACGCAGAACGGCCAGTGGATATAGAGGGCGAGAGGCCCCATATCACTCCTGTTCAGATTTTCCGTTGTAGAGGCCAGTTCATGCATATATTTCGCGCCCTTAGCGCCATCCTTCTAATCACGCCAGCCTTTGCCGCCTGTTCGGCCGGGACCTCGCACAATCCGGCGCCGACCACGGTGGTTGAAACCCGCACCAGCATGGAGCCGGCTCCGCGCGGCGACACTCGTCTCCAAAGCGCGATGATGCGAGGGCACAATGACGCGCGGGCAAAGGTCGGTGCGCCGAAACTGGTCTGGAATGACGAGTTGGCCAAGGACGCTGCCGTCTATGCGGCAACTCTGGCCCGCACCGGAAAATTTGCCCATGACCCGCAAACGGGTCGCAGCCCGCGGCATGGCGAGAATCTCTGGATGGGCACCCGCGATGCCTATAGTTACGGCGAAATGATCGGAGCCTGGGTCGACGAGGACCGCTATTTCAAGCGCGGCCTGTTCCCCAACAGCAGCACCACCGGCACCTGGGGCGATGTTGCCCATTATACCCAGATCATCTGGCCGACCAGCCAGCGCGTCGGCTGCGCGGTGGCGAGCAATGCGCGCGATGATTTTCTGGTCTGTCGCTATGGTCCGGCAGGCAATATCGTCGGACGCGATCCGTTGAAGGGGTAGGCTACAGCTAAGGTGATCGGTTCAAACTAATTGCGTCAACCCGTTCGTCCTGAGCCTGTCGAAGGACATCTATCCGCCGAGAGCTGCACTTCGACAAGCTCAGTGCGAACGGCAAGAGGCTGGTATTCAAGCCGCCTGTGTGAGTCTCACCACCCCTGGTTAAGGTCCCAGCCTGCGCTGGGGTGACAGATCAAAAACAGGCCGCAACCAGTTTCCGAAACGCATCGGCCCGGTGGCTCATCGCCTGTTTCTGCGCCGGATCGAGTTCGGCAAATGTCTCGTCAAAACCGACCGGCTGAAACACCGGATCATAGCCAAAGCCCATGGTCCCGCGCGGTGGCCAGACGAGATTGCCTTGCACCCGTCCCTCGAACACTTCCGAATGGCCATCGGGCCAGGCCAGCGCCAGCGTGCAGGCAAAATAGGCGCTACGGTCGACATCCAGCCCTTGCTCGGCCAGCTTTCCCTCGACCTTACCCATCGCCATATACCAGTCGCGGCCTCTGTCGCCTTCAAACCACTGCCGCTCGGCCCAGTCGGCGGTGTAAACCCCCGGCTTGCCGTCCAGCGCCGCCACGCACAGCCCGCTGTCATCGGCCAGCGCCACGCAGTCCGCACCTTCCGCGCTCGCCCGCGACTTGAGCAGCGCATTTTCGGCAAAAGTGGTCCCGGTCTCTTCCGGCTCGGGCAGATCGAGATCACCCGCCGACACCGGCTCGATACCATAAGGCTCCAGCAACGCCCGGATTTCCCGCACCTTGCCCTGATTATGGCTGGCGATCACTAGACGTCCGGGGGTGAGTTTGCGGTGGGTGGTCATAAGTTTTCCAATTCCGTTCGCCCTGAGCCTGTCGCAGGGCACTTCGCGTCGAGAGGTGCTTCGACAAGCTCAGCACGAACGGTTATTCTTTTCGCCTAAATCCTAACCGACCGCCTTGTCCTGCGCTTCAAAAATCTGGCCGCAGCCGATTTTCGCCAGCCGCATCAGCCGCATCAGGCCTTCGTCGTCAAAGGTCTGGCCCTCGGCAGTCGCCTGCGCTTCGGCGATATTGCCATCACCGGTCAGCACGAAATTGGCATCGGCACCGGCGTTGCTGTCCTCGTCATAGTCGAGATCGAGCACCGGCGTGCCTTCGAATATGCCACAGCTGATCGCCGCAATCTTCTGTTCGATCGGATCTTCGCTGATCAGCTTCATGTCGAGCAGGCCGTTGACCGCGAGGCGCAGCGCCACCCAGGCGCCGCTGATCGAGGCCGTCCGTGTGCCGCCATCCGCCTGGATGACATCGCAATCGACCGTGATCTGGCGTTCGCCGAGCTTCTTCATGTCGACCACTGCGCGCAGGCTGCGCCCGATCAGACGCTGGATTTCCTGCGTCCGGCCGCTCTGCTTGCCGCGCGCCGCTTCGCGCGAATTACGGGTATTGGTCGCCCGCGGCAGCATCGAATATTCGCCGGTGACCCAGCCTTCCCCCTTGCCGCGCAGCCATGGCGGAATGCGCTCTTCGATACTGGCGGTGCAGATCACCTTGGTATCGCCAAAGCTGATCAGGCAGCTGCCCTCGGCATGTTTGGTAAATCCGGTTTCGATGGAAATGGCGCGCATTTCGTCCGGCGCACGGCCCGATGGTCGCATGTGATGATTCCTTAGTTTGAGTTGGGGCGGTCTTATCCACTCCCACACGGAGAGACAACCGCTCATCCGGTCCCTTCGGGGAAGGGAGGCATTTTCCCTCTGCCAGAGGGAGAGGCAAGCAAGATCTGGTAGCGA
This genomic window contains:
- the rph gene encoding ribonuclease PH, whose product is MRPSGRAPDEMRAISIETGFTKHAEGSCLISFGDTKVICTASIEERIPPWLRGKGEGWVTGEYSMLPRATNTRNSREAARGKQSGRTQEIQRLIGRSLRAVVDMKKLGERQITVDCDVIQADGGTRTASISGAWVALRLAVNGLLDMKLISEDPIEQKIAAISCGIFEGTPVLDLDYDEDSNAGADANFVLTGDGNIAEAQATAEGQTFDDEGLMRLMRLAKIGCGQIFEAQDKAVG
- a CDS encoding tyrosine recombinase XerC is translated as MTDTTRALINTFSAYLRDDRRRSPHTVRAYVITAERFTEFLMDHIGNGVGADEVKTVTQADIRAYLAHRRVDGLTNNSAARELSALRAFLKHVGGDEAQIPKIKGPKVKRGVPRPASPDDILALAGDAQDSASSDWVGARDWAVLLLLYGSGLRISEALDLTGDILPLSDTLRVTGKRGKTRIVPLLPQVREAIEHYIDLCPYPIAADFARCKHDDISGSPLFRGQRGGPLSPNMIRRVVQQARTRLGIADSTTPHALRHSFATHLLAGGADLRSLQELLGHASLSSTQVYTAVDAAHLLDVYNSAHPRAG
- the rdgB gene encoding RdgB/HAM1 family non-canonical purine NTP pyrophosphatase; protein product: MTTHRKLTPGRLVIASHNQGKVREIRALLEPYGIEPVSAGDLDLPEPEETGTTFAENALLKSRASAEGADCVALADDSGLCVAALDGKPGVYTADWAERQWFEGDRGRDWYMAMGKVEGKLAEQGLDVDRSAYFACTLALAWPDGHSEVFEGRVQGNLVWPPRGTMGFGYDPVFQPVGFDETFAELDPAQKQAMSHRADAFRKLVAACF
- a CDS encoding long-chain-acyl-CoA synthetase, producing the protein MGIFSVIKREIQFTRSLKNVMALVKDIDADAPILITDDIEATVDLYPDNIAFYFEGGRVTYGEFEARANRIAHWALAQGYKAGDTVALFMENAPDFVATWFGLSKVGVITALINSNLEGAGLAHCLNIVDTKAVITTADLAPRVSHIAGQLDGSPALWDWDGEIGQNLNSALTALPADRPDKSHRAHMTGKDLFLYVYTSGTTGLPKAARISHARARRSFRIAISTCPLTPEDRIYITLPLYHVTGGFIGMGGALLSGASAILRRKFSASQYWDDAADNGATVIVYIGELCRYLLNQPDHPKQSAHTVRVGIGNGLRADIWQQFVDRFQVPKLLEIYGSTEGNIFLMNFDGKIGAVGRIPKYLEKQFGDTRIVKFDIAEEQPVRGEDGFCINADWDEPGELIGRIFKDSPSDFSGYQDKEATEKKILRDVFEKGDAWFRSGDLMSRDRSGYIYFKDRIGDTFRWKGENVATNEVSEVLSQYPGIRTANVYGVEVPGTDGRAGMASLTVADDFDISGLRAFLAAELPPYAVPLFIRIEPEAQTTGTFKYRKVELVKEGFDIGAIDDPVWFCKPDAEGYAELTEAEHARIVSGEYRL
- a CDS encoding CAP domain-containing protein, producing MHIFRALSAILLITPAFAACSAGTSHNPAPTTVVETRTSMEPAPRGDTRLQSAMMRGHNDARAKVGAPKLVWNDELAKDAAVYAATLARTGKFAHDPQTGRSPRHGENLWMGTRDAYSYGEMIGAWVDEDRYFKRGLFPNSSTTGTWGDVAHYTQIIWPTSQRVGCAVASNARDDFLVCRYGPAGNIVGRDPLKG
- the hemW gene encoding radical SAM family heme chaperone HemW; the encoded protein is MGPLALYIHWPFCVSKCPYCDFNSHVRDQVDVAAWQSALLADMAHEAALTPGRKLSSIFFGGGTPSLMPPALVETLIAEAQRHWGFADKIEITLEANPSSVEAANFHDLAEAGVNRVSLGLQSLDDQTLEFLGRAHDVEEGLAALDTAQQAFDRVSFDLIYARPGQSLDDWQAELDRALGFGTGHLSLYQLTIEPGTRFETLVRTGKLIPADDDHCADLFELNRSMMTAAGLPAYEISNHARPGQESRHNLTYWRYQDYVGIGPGAHGRRLDSATERHKKPENFLSAVERNRNGLKVEQPLSAATRAMEALMMGLRLAEGVDMAALADKTGLTAAQMIDHAAIDQLAGLGLLDSTRGRLTISPKGMPLLDALLPKIIADV